One genomic segment of Vibrio quintilis includes these proteins:
- the nqrM gene encoding (Na+)-NQR maturation NqrM yields MIYLITFGIFLILILLMTIGVIAKRKPIQGSCGGLANVGVEKVCNCETTCEAHQKQLYQIQEPETKQHDQP; encoded by the coding sequence ATGATTTACCTGATCACTTTTGGAATTTTTTTGATCCTGATTTTGCTCATGACCATTGGCGTGATAGCAAAACGTAAGCCGATTCAGGGAAGTTGTGGTGGACTGGCTAACGTCGGTGTGGAGAAAGTCTGTAACTGCGAAACAACCTGCGAGGCACATCAAAAGCAGCTCTATCAGATTCAGGAACCGGAAACAAAGCAGCATGATCAACCCTGA
- a CDS encoding NifB/NifX family molybdenum-iron cluster-binding protein, whose protein sequence is MIFAIPSRNGEPHNHFSKAEQIMVIDENTRQKTLVDIPETQSHCGRKKVFTDIFRQYQVSAIVIRQIGDSMLKHLFDHQFKVFACPRGKTADELNLSELEEVTEMSYARPSPNKTKHKRCCHQHQGRHDNKLSPVSGQLQSISTIHR, encoded by the coding sequence ATGATCTTCGCTATTCCATCCCGCAACGGGGAACCTCATAACCATTTTTCCAAAGCGGAACAAATAATGGTGATTGATGAAAATACCCGACAGAAAACCTTGGTCGACATTCCCGAAACCCAATCCCACTGCGGCAGGAAAAAAGTATTCACCGATATTTTCCGCCAATATCAGGTCAGTGCCATTGTCATCCGGCAAATTGGGGATTCCATGCTCAAACATCTGTTTGATCACCAGTTCAAAGTCTTTGCCTGTCCCCGCGGAAAAACCGCAGATGAACTAAACTTATCAGAACTGGAAGAAGTCACTGAGATGAGTTATGCCAGACCATCACCGAACAAAACTAAACACAAGCGTTGTTGTCATCAGCATCAGGGCAGGCACGACAACAAATTATCACCGGTTTCAGGTCAGTTGCAGTCAATATCAACCATTCACCGATAG
- a CDS encoding ABC transporter ATP-binding protein, which yields MNNEKPGSGVNLVRLEQICKHYEGGQTVVKALDGVDLTIQRGEFLSILGPSGSGKSTLMNVLGCLDKPTAGDYWLDEQDVAVMSGKALAKIRNQRIGFVFQSFNLLEYATALDNVALPLVYGGVKSKERKARAAALLERVGLGDRMHHKPNQLSGGQKQRVAIARALVNDPQILLADEPTGALDSKSGAEIERLFNELHQEGRTLILVTHDNALAERTKRIVTIKDGCIVSDYCPDQT from the coding sequence ATGAATAATGAGAAACCGGGTTCCGGTGTCAATCTGGTCCGGCTGGAACAAATCTGTAAACATTATGAAGGCGGACAGACGGTCGTTAAAGCGCTTGATGGTGTCGATTTAACCATTCAGCGTGGTGAATTTTTGTCAATTCTCGGACCATCCGGTTCCGGTAAATCAACCTTAATGAATGTGCTTGGATGTCTGGATAAACCAACGGCTGGTGATTACTGGCTGGATGAGCAGGATGTGGCGGTAATGTCCGGTAAAGCGCTGGCAAAGATCCGTAATCAGCGGATCGGATTTGTTTTTCAGAGTTTCAACTTACTTGAATATGCGACCGCACTGGATAATGTCGCTTTACCTCTGGTATACGGGGGCGTGAAGAGCAAAGAACGGAAGGCAAGGGCGGCGGCTCTGCTTGAACGGGTCGGGCTGGGTGATCGGATGCACCACAAGCCGAATCAGTTATCCGGCGGGCAAAAACAGCGGGTTGCCATTGCGCGGGCACTGGTCAACGATCCACAAATTTTGCTGGCAGATGAACCGACCGGCGCTCTCGATTCCAAATCAGGGGCTGAAATTGAACGTTTATTCAATGAACTTCATCAGGAAGGCCGGACTTTAATTCTGGTGACTCATGATAATGCACTGGCTGAACGGACAAAACGTATTGTGACGATTAAAGATGGGTGTATAGTTTCAGACTATTGTCCTGACCAGACCTGA
- a CDS encoding 4'-phosphopantetheinyl transferase family protein, protein MMNLPDYCYCATLPVEHTSQRLSWLQQQGMTLPESLNRAVLKRQCEFLTGRLCARKALLAAGFSEMNDIAIGDFREPLWPEGIVGAITHSNDKAAAVIIDSAANPAVNGVGIDIEPVMKEETARDLCKQILLPHEMAHHCSFSALSVYTTLVFSAKESLYKAIFPRVRQILEFSCAAVTEVSSQQLTLTLQHDVSPQLSAGMSFRVLYELSEQSVQTFVVV, encoded by the coding sequence ATGATGAATTTACCTGATTATTGTTATTGCGCGACTTTGCCTGTAGAACATACCAGCCAGCGACTGTCCTGGTTGCAGCAACAGGGGATGACGCTCCCTGAATCACTCAACCGGGCGGTTCTGAAACGTCAGTGTGAGTTTCTGACCGGCCGGCTTTGTGCCCGCAAAGCATTGCTGGCCGCAGGGTTTTCTGAAATGAACGACATTGCTATCGGTGATTTCCGGGAGCCGTTGTGGCCTGAAGGTATCGTTGGTGCGATTACCCATTCAAACGATAAAGCGGCTGCTGTGATTATTGACTCTGCTGCGAACCCGGCTGTAAATGGTGTCGGTATCGATATTGAGCCGGTCATGAAAGAAGAGACCGCCAGAGATCTGTGCAAACAGATTTTGTTACCGCACGAGATGGCTCATCACTGCTCTTTTTCTGCTTTATCTGTCTATACCACACTGGTCTTTTCCGCCAAAGAGTCGCTGTATAAAGCGATTTTCCCCCGGGTGCGACAAATTCTTGAGTTCAGTTGTGCGGCGGTTACAGAAGTCAGCTCTCAGCAGCTGACACTGACATTGCAGCATGATGTCAGCCCGCAACTTTCTGCAGGGATGTCATTCCGGGTTTTGTATGAGTTGTCAGAACAAAGCGTTCAAACCTTTGTCGTCGTCTGA
- the ugpB gene encoding sn-glycerol-3-phosphate ABC transporter substrate-binding protein UgpB, whose amino-acid sequence MNKIWLAGLLTAGLSANAFATTEITWWHAMGGQLGETVNKIAKDFNQSQDDYKLVPVYKGTYTETLTAGIAAYRAHKSPNILQVFDAGTATIMSASGVVKPVQDIMVESGYPFKSTDYIEGVRYFYADDNGKMIGMPFNSSTPVLYYNKDILNKAGVQPPKTYEEMESAAKKLKAKGYAAFSQSHTPWIMFENFKSRHNLPFSDQENGYSGTPTKLTFNSDDMKMHFKKLKEWSDKGYYKYYGSDWDANQRPFERAEVAMWMGSSGSFGGLMNRVEFNLGTAYLPYWQKLNKNPVHTFIGGAALFALSGHPVKQDKGVAAFFAYLTKPEVQMYWHKTTGYVPVTNAAYELTKQSGYYQKFPAAEVGVKQLSLAAGQWNKGYRVGFYPQIREIENREFDKIFAGQESVDHALDTVETESKTLLKRFARTMKK is encoded by the coding sequence ATGAATAAAATATGGTTAGCAGGGTTATTAACAGCCGGCTTATCAGCAAATGCATTTGCCACAACCGAAATTACATGGTGGCATGCAATGGGTGGTCAGCTTGGTGAGACGGTTAATAAGATTGCGAAGGATTTTAACCAGTCGCAGGACGATTATAAGTTAGTGCCTGTCTATAAAGGAACTTATACAGAAACGCTGACTGCCGGGATTGCTGCTTATCGTGCGCACAAATCGCCGAATATTTTACAGGTTTTTGATGCCGGAACCGCAACGATTATGAGTGCATCCGGGGTGGTTAAACCGGTTCAGGATATTATGGTTGAATCCGGATATCCGTTTAAGAGTACAGATTATATTGAAGGGGTTCGTTACTTCTATGCCGATGATAATGGCAAGATGATCGGCATGCCTTTCAACAGTTCTACACCTGTTCTCTATTACAACAAAGACATTTTGAATAAGGCGGGTGTTCAGCCTCCGAAAACTTATGAAGAAATGGAAAGCGCTGCGAAGAAGCTGAAAGCGAAAGGTTATGCCGCTTTTTCTCAGTCTCACACGCCGTGGATCATGTTTGAAAACTTCAAATCCCGTCATAACCTGCCGTTCTCAGATCAGGAAAATGGCTATTCGGGCACGCCAACAAAGCTGACCTTTAACTCTGATGACATGAAAATGCACTTCAAAAAGTTAAAAGAATGGTCAGATAAAGGTTATTACAAATACTATGGCAGTGACTGGGATGCAAACCAGAGACCTTTCGAGCGGGCTGAAGTGGCGATGTGGATGGGTTCGTCCGGTTCATTTGGTGGTCTGATGAACCGGGTCGAATTTAACCTGGGAACAGCTTACCTGCCTTACTGGCAGAAACTGAATAAGAATCCTGTACATACCTTTATCGGTGGGGCGGCGCTGTTTGCTTTGAGTGGCCACCCAGTGAAACAGGATAAAGGTGTTGCCGCGTTTTTCGCTTATCTGACCAAGCCTGAAGTACAAATGTACTGGCATAAAACGACCGGATATGTGCCGGTAACAAATGCTGCGTATGAGCTGACTAAACAATCGGGCTACTATCAGAAATTCCCGGCGGCTGAAGTCGGTGTGAAACAGCTGAGCCTTGCTGCGGGTCAATGGAATAAAGGTTACCGTGTTGGTTTCTATCCGCAGATTCGTGAAATTGAGAACCGTGAATTTGATAAAATTTTCGCGGGTCAGGAATCTGTAGACCATGCACTTGATACCGTTGAAACAGAAAGTAAAACGTTACTGAAGCGTTTTGCCCGGACGATGAAAAAATAA
- a CDS encoding ABC transporter permease, whose translation MLLPLRQIFQEMAAEKLRLILTIFAVAWATLCIAGMLAVGEGLRAGIIRVVQNGNGNLIHITGGIAGIDNGTFYQGKALDLKARDAEILQTLPAVARALPSTSWQEELRYGDQYSWRKPTAVSAGYKQMNHLKVMPGGRWFNPLDAREERQVIVLGYATAAGLFNDEEAGFFDTVTLQADPVGKKVKLGDKEFTVIGVLKKNSGRIESGNSINYASFVPLATWQSFHRNQAVDAINVLPGKGVDRVALAGVLKQLLIRRHGASLKDQEIVQVQDMFLEQKSMQSFLIGLQSFLGIIGLITLMVAGVGIANVMYATVRRSTRDIGVRMAVGATPAAIRLHYLVQSLLTMALGGLLGLVMTYGVVVVIQVLPLSGNMVYEELGQPVPQLSWMIITIVISTLVLIGIAAAWLPANKAAQITPLQALQSE comes from the coding sequence ATGTTACTGCCACTCAGACAAATTTTTCAGGAAATGGCGGCGGAGAAACTCCGCCTGATACTGACGATCTTTGCTGTTGCCTGGGCAACACTGTGTATTGCCGGGATGCTGGCCGTCGGGGAAGGGCTGCGGGCCGGTATTATCCGTGTGGTACAAAATGGTAACGGTAACCTGATTCATATTACCGGCGGTATCGCCGGGATTGACAACGGTACTTTTTATCAGGGAAAAGCGCTGGATTTGAAAGCCCGGGATGCAGAGATTCTGCAAACATTACCCGCTGTTGCCCGGGCATTACCCAGTACCTCATGGCAGGAAGAACTCCGGTATGGCGATCAATATTCCTGGCGTAAACCAACGGCGGTCTCTGCCGGTTACAAACAGATGAACCATCTGAAGGTGATGCCGGGTGGCCGTTGGTTTAATCCGCTGGACGCCAGGGAAGAGCGACAGGTGATCGTGTTGGGGTACGCCACTGCTGCCGGTTTATTTAATGATGAGGAAGCCGGATTTTTTGACACTGTGACGCTACAGGCCGATCCGGTAGGTAAGAAAGTCAAACTTGGTGATAAAGAGTTCACCGTCATCGGGGTGCTGAAAAAAAACAGCGGGCGGATTGAAAGCGGTAACTCGATTAATTACGCCAGTTTTGTACCGCTGGCAACATGGCAGAGTTTCCACCGTAATCAGGCTGTGGATGCGATTAATGTCTTACCCGGCAAAGGTGTTGATCGGGTTGCTTTGGCCGGAGTGCTGAAACAATTGCTGATACGCCGTCATGGTGCCAGCCTGAAAGATCAGGAAATTGTTCAGGTGCAGGATATGTTTCTTGAGCAGAAGAGTATGCAAAGCTTTTTGATTGGTTTACAAAGCTTTCTGGGGATTATCGGCCTGATTACGCTGATGGTTGCCGGGGTTGGGATCGCGAATGTGATGTATGCGACTGTCCGGCGTTCCACCCGCGATATTGGTGTCAGAATGGCGGTTGGTGCTACGCCGGCTGCAATCCGGCTGCATTATCTGGTTCAGTCGCTGCTGACGATGGCGCTGGGCGGACTGTTAGGTTTAGTGATGACTTATGGCGTTGTGGTAGTGATTCAGGTTCTGCCACTGAGCGGAAACATGGTGTACGAAGAATTGGGTCAGCCTGTCCCGCAACTTTCCTGGATGATTATTACCATCGTTATTTCTACGCTGGTATTGATTGGTATCGCTGCGGCCTGGTTACCGGCAAATAAAGCAGCTCAAATTACGCCGCTTCAGGCATTGCAAAGTGAATAA